One Nitrospira sp. genomic region harbors:
- a CDS encoding HipA domain-containing protein, whose translation MPPLDSYPIISLRKEDVLAPEEMGSKRKGWVQVAGDSERWLFKYARLSNGQVTGEHWAEKVAAEVAELLHIPHARVELATLDGSPGCISRRFPELARPGAELIHGNDLLAGAGFGYDRTKQFRQSDHTVENILAAISHVFSDPQEQASAFRQMAGYLVLDALILNTDRHHENWALIRVMHQDGRVTHEMAPTFDHASSLGRNEPPDKLATWLTEPGRPEWYAGRNRCQGGIYLRSDDAHGANPLKLLELVVRKWPDYFAPWLPQVENVQEAALCDTVGRVPAETIIQAQREFAKALLRVTLRRVKDILL comes from the coding sequence ATGCCACCGCTTGATTCCTATCCCATCATTTCGCTCCGGAAAGAGGATGTGTTGGCCCCGGAAGAGATGGGCAGCAAACGGAAGGGGTGGGTACAAGTCGCCGGTGACTCCGAGCGCTGGCTTTTCAAGTATGCCCGGCTCAGTAACGGTCAAGTCACTGGTGAACATTGGGCCGAAAAGGTGGCGGCCGAAGTCGCCGAGTTGCTCCATATTCCCCATGCGCGAGTTGAACTCGCCACCCTTGACGGATCTCCAGGCTGCATCAGCCGACGCTTCCCCGAACTCGCCAGGCCCGGCGCCGAATTGATTCACGGCAATGACTTACTGGCCGGCGCGGGGTTCGGCTACGACCGTACCAAGCAGTTTCGTCAGAGCGACCACACCGTCGAAAATATCCTGGCTGCGATCTCGCATGTCTTCTCCGATCCGCAGGAGCAGGCATCGGCCTTTCGACAAATGGCCGGCTATCTCGTACTCGATGCCCTCATCTTGAATACGGACCGGCACCATGAAAACTGGGCGCTCATTCGGGTGATGCACCAGGATGGAAGGGTCACTCACGAAATGGCACCCACATTCGATCATGCCTCTTCCCTCGGTCGGAATGAACCACCGGACAAATTGGCGACTTGGCTGACTGAACCAGGGCGTCCCGAGTGGTACGCGGGCAGAAACCGTTGCCAGGGAGGAATCTATCTTCGATCCGACGATGCCCACGGAGCCAATCCTCTCAAGCTTCTGGAACTGGTAGTGCGGAAATGGCCTGACTATTTTGCGCCCTGGTTGCCACAGGTGGAAAATGTTCAGGAAGCGGCCCTTTGTGATACAGTTGGGCGGGTTCCGGCTGAGACCATCATTCAGGCCCAACGTGAGTTTGCAAAGGCGTTGCTGCGAGTGACTCTCCGACGGGTCAAAGACATTCTCTTATGA
- a CDS encoding restriction endonuclease subunit S translates to MTSAVIIRTKLKDVCDRITVGHVGPMAEEYREEGVPFLRSQNIAPFSLHLYDIKYIPPTFHEKLKKSALRPGDVAVVRTGYPGTACVIPESLPEANCADLVVITPSEKLNPYYLAAIFNSSWGKSSVAGNLVGVAQQHFNVGAAREMEITLPSRAMQDQIAGILSAYDDLIENNQRRIKILEEMARSLYREWFVHFRFPGHDKVKMVSSPLGPIPQGWEVKPLGELATVTMGLSPKGDTYNEEGNGTPLVNGPVEFGDRFTKRMKWTTDPTKFCKEGDLVVCVRGSTTGKYVKSDGMYCLGRGVCGISSKYQCFIELLFESELPILLGQTSGSTFPSWTGPQLKSHRVLSPPVEVIARFDALVLPMSAAVLGYSRQMKNLRRTRDLLLPRLLSGQIPLAS, encoded by the coding sequence ATGACGTCTGCAGTGATTATAAGAACGAAGCTTAAGGACGTTTGTGACCGGATCACAGTCGGCCATGTTGGTCCCATGGCAGAGGAATATAGGGAAGAAGGAGTGCCGTTCCTGCGGTCTCAGAACATCGCGCCTTTTTCTCTACACTTGTACGACATCAAATACATTCCGCCAACTTTTCATGAAAAGCTTAAGAAGTCTGCCCTTCGACCAGGAGACGTTGCCGTCGTGCGTACTGGTTATCCCGGAACAGCGTGCGTTATTCCAGAATCTCTGCCAGAGGCGAATTGTGCAGATCTAGTCGTAATCACGCCGTCGGAAAAGCTAAATCCGTACTACCTCGCCGCAATCTTCAATTCGTCATGGGGAAAATCCTCTGTCGCAGGTAATCTTGTTGGTGTTGCACAGCAGCATTTTAATGTTGGTGCGGCCAGAGAAATGGAGATTACGCTCCCATCGCGAGCAATGCAGGATCAAATCGCGGGCATTCTGTCGGCCTACGATGACCTGATTGAGAACAATCAGCGGCGCATCAAAATTCTTGAGGAGATGGCCCGATCCCTCTACCGCGAGTGGTTCGTCCACTTCCGCTTCCCCGGCCACGATAAAGTCAAAATGGTTTCCTCCCCCCTCGGACCCATCCCTCAAGGCTGGGAAGTGAAGCCGCTGGGAGAACTTGCGACAGTCACCATGGGGCTTTCTCCAAAAGGTGATACCTACAATGAAGAAGGAAACGGCACGCCGCTGGTGAATGGACCTGTGGAATTTGGTGATCGGTTCACGAAGCGGATGAAGTGGACAACCGACCCCACTAAGTTCTGCAAAGAAGGCGACCTTGTTGTCTGCGTCAGAGGTTCGACGACCGGCAAATACGTGAAGAGTGACGGCATGTATTGCCTTGGTCGTGGTGTCTGCGGAATTAGCAGCAAGTACCAATGCTTCATCGAGTTACTCTTCGAGAGTGAACTGCCAATACTTCTCGGTCAGACTAGCGGTTCAACCTTCCCAAGCTGGACTGGCCCACAGCTAAAATCCCATCGTGTGCTATCTCCGCCAGTCGAGGTGATTGCACGATTCGATGCGCTTGTTCTGCCGATGAGTGCCGCTGTGCTTGGGTATTCACGTCAAATGAAAAACCTCCGCCGCACTCGCGACCTGTTGCTTCCGCGGCTGCTGTCCGGTCAAATCCCTCTAGCAAGCTAA
- the amrB gene encoding AmmeMemoRadiSam system protein B: MPLIMESTPTIAAKDPAQYPLLRNLQFSPIKEGEEQYIVLWDPTGLSKERLVLPMNYFFIVQHLDGEHSVQDIGALYLKRFGEFLMPNKVEQLLADLDTKLFLEGTRTEQAKQQALTAYRQAPARLPQFAGRSYEADAAKLRAQINGFFISKEGPEVKKSEHAGKLIKGLVAPTYELKHAGPIYAWAYKELQEAQQPDLYVLIGTAYSGLEHPVAMTDKDFETPLGLVKVDRTVTDRLREHIPSAFTDELAHHNEHALEFQLPFLQESLGKDRPFTIVPILTSFSADSLRDPQIREQVETFLQALKDALVATGKNYCVVVGAELAHIGMRYGDSAPPTDFSFHRCMQIDLEMLKHVENRDPEEFAKFIQKENDQRRISGFSPIYSLLRLIQAETGQVLRYDRGITDQYNSTVTYASMAFF, from the coding sequence ATGCCGCTCATTATGGAATCAACGCCGACCATCGCCGCCAAAGATCCTGCGCAGTACCCGCTGTTGCGTAACCTCCAATTCTCGCCGATCAAGGAAGGGGAGGAGCAGTACATTGTCCTCTGGGACCCGACCGGGTTGAGCAAGGAACGACTGGTCCTGCCGATGAATTATTTCTTCATCGTGCAGCACCTCGACGGGGAGCACAGCGTCCAGGATATCGGCGCGCTCTACCTGAAGCGGTTCGGCGAGTTCCTCATGCCGAATAAGGTCGAGCAGCTACTCGCCGATCTGGACACGAAACTCTTCCTGGAAGGAACACGCACCGAACAGGCCAAGCAACAGGCGTTGACCGCCTATCGCCAGGCCCCCGCGCGACTCCCGCAGTTTGCCGGCCGCAGTTACGAAGCCGACGCCGCCAAACTCCGCGCCCAGATCAACGGGTTCTTCATTTCGAAAGAGGGACCGGAGGTCAAGAAGTCCGAGCATGCGGGTAAGCTCATCAAGGGGCTCGTCGCGCCGACCTATGAACTGAAACATGCCGGACCGATCTATGCCTGGGCCTACAAAGAATTACAGGAAGCCCAGCAGCCGGACCTGTACGTGCTCATCGGCACCGCCTACTCAGGGCTCGAACATCCGGTGGCGATGACGGACAAAGATTTCGAGACACCATTGGGGCTCGTGAAGGTCGACCGCACGGTCACCGATCGCCTGCGCGAGCACATTCCTTCAGCCTTCACCGACGAATTGGCACATCACAATGAACATGCATTGGAATTTCAGCTGCCGTTCCTGCAAGAGAGTCTCGGCAAGGACCGGCCGTTTACGATTGTTCCGATCCTCACATCGTTTTCGGCGGACAGCCTGCGCGATCCGCAAATACGGGAGCAGGTCGAGACGTTTCTTCAGGCCCTGAAAGACGCCCTCGTGGCGACCGGCAAGAACTACTGTGTGGTCGTGGGAGCGGAACTGGCCCACATCGGCATGCGGTACGGCGACTCGGCGCCGCCGACGGATTTCTCCTTCCACCGCTGCATGCAGATCGATCTCGAAATGCTCAAGCACGTCGAGAACCGAGACCCGGAAGAGTTCGCGAAGTTCATTCAAAAAGAAAACGATCAGCGACGCATCTCCGGCTTCTCACCGATCTACTCCTTGCTGCGGTTGATTCAAGCGGAAACGGGCCAGGTACTGCGGTACGATCGCGGAATCACGGATCAGTATAATTCGACGGTGACCTATGCCAGCATGGCCTTCTTCTAG
- a CDS encoding MBL fold metallo-hydrolase, translating into MPDTMVLNVDLADVWEQRGRKKLIRTIAWGDEVTVLKVAATHLEVAITVFREKPDGSILPESITGYIEPTKPIKIANLTRPLADNQVLKVNFVDVQQGDGSVIESPDGKIILVDGGDNQMFARYLAGRFRGTTAEKPQPIDCILVTHGDADHFAGLPEILKSETNKVKRKRLFMQPKRVYHNGIVKRPSKINNKAVPDTKLLGPTKTVNGQLYLTGLEDNLLDVADADMNEPFREWKNTLATYNSRSEVAFRRLQFGDNQAFEFFNLGDLRIETLGPMTTTVGGQPALKFLGEPPKGPRIGHDSLSESDEGFTGHSASHTINGHSIVFRLVYGGFSFLFSGDLNDEASRTLAREHNRGNLNLRSEVFKVPHHGSADFSGAFIQAVSPIVSVVSSGDESARKEYIHPRATLMGALGKWSRVPEPLIFVTELVAFFEEEGPSRLQDEKKAKKRGPFYGFSRTAYGLVKTRTDGKRLFVYTDSGNVQMKEAYAYQLDSSGVPQPAEVNRA; encoded by the coding sequence ATGCCTGACACAATGGTGCTCAATGTCGATCTGGCGGATGTGTGGGAACAGCGGGGACGGAAGAAGCTCATCCGGACCATTGCCTGGGGCGACGAAGTCACGGTGTTAAAGGTCGCCGCCACACACCTGGAAGTGGCCATCACCGTCTTTCGCGAAAAACCCGACGGCAGCATCCTCCCCGAATCCATCACCGGCTATATCGAACCAACCAAACCCATCAAAATCGCTAACCTGACCAGGCCCCTCGCAGACAATCAGGTCCTGAAGGTCAATTTCGTCGATGTCCAGCAGGGCGACGGCTCGGTGATCGAATCGCCGGACGGGAAGATCATCCTGGTCGATGGGGGAGACAACCAGATGTTCGCGCGGTACCTGGCCGGACGATTTCGAGGGACCACGGCCGAGAAGCCACAACCCATCGACTGCATCCTCGTCACCCATGGAGATGCGGACCATTTCGCCGGCCTTCCGGAGATTCTCAAGTCGGAAACGAACAAGGTAAAACGCAAGCGCCTCTTCATGCAGCCGAAGCGGGTCTATCACAACGGCATCGTGAAGCGCCCGAGCAAGATCAACAACAAGGCCGTTCCCGACACCAAACTGCTGGGGCCGACCAAAACAGTCAACGGACAACTCTACCTCACGGGGCTGGAAGACAATCTGCTCGACGTGGCCGATGCGGACATGAACGAGCCGTTTCGAGAATGGAAAAACACCTTGGCCACCTACAACAGCCGGAGTGAAGTAGCGTTCCGGCGTCTCCAGTTCGGAGACAACCAGGCCTTTGAGTTTTTCAATCTGGGCGATCTGCGCATCGAGACCTTGGGGCCGATGACCACCACCGTGGGCGGCCAACCGGCGCTGAAGTTTCTCGGAGAACCACCCAAAGGACCGAGGATCGGGCATGACTCGCTGAGCGAGAGCGACGAAGGCTTCACCGGCCACTCTGCCTCCCACACCATCAACGGCCACTCGATCGTTTTCCGTCTGGTCTATGGCGGCTTCAGCTTCCTATTTTCAGGCGATCTCAACGATGAAGCCAGCAGGACTCTGGCGCGGGAACACAACCGGGGCAACCTAAACTTACGATCGGAAGTGTTCAAAGTACCCCACCATGGGTCGGCCGATTTCTCCGGCGCCTTCATTCAAGCCGTCTCGCCGATCGTGAGCGTCGTGTCGAGCGGGGACGAAAGCGCGCGCAAAGAATACATCCATCCGCGAGCCACGCTCATGGGAGCCCTGGGAAAATGGTCGCGAGTCCCCGAACCGCTCATCTTCGTGACCGAGTTGGTCGCGTTCTTTGAGGAGGAGGGGCCGTCCCGTCTGCAGGACGAGAAGAAGGCCAAGAAACGGGGGCCATTCTACGGATTCAGCCGCACCGCCTATGGCCTCGTGAAAACACGCACCGACGGCAAACGCCTGTTCGTCTATACCGACAGCGGAAACGTCCAGATGAAAGAGGCCTACGCCTATCAACTGGATTCGTCCGGCGTCCCTCAACCGGCGGAGGTCAACCGCGCCTGA
- a CDS encoding peptidylprolyl isomerase, which translates to MRRPVHAGSALLPLESPPCYICAMTMQFQKKDPRATITTKFGEIRIKFYPDDAPRHVENFINLAKMGFYDDTTFHRVVPGFIIQGGDPLSKTSDRLSHGTGGPGYFLNPEPNDRPHKRGAISMAKMPRDGSSTRDFNDNGSQFFISIQDNGGLDRRYSIFGEIIRGIEIIDMIAKLPCDERDNPLEPIRMKVTVKE; encoded by the coding sequence ATGCGTCGTCCGGTGCATGCCGGATCGGCCCTCTTGCCGTTGGAATCCCCGCCCTGTTACATTTGCGCCATGACCATGCAATTTCAGAAAAAAGATCCGCGTGCCACGATCACCACCAAGTTCGGGGAAATCAGGATTAAGTTCTACCCGGACGATGCCCCGCGCCATGTGGAAAACTTCATCAACTTGGCGAAGATGGGCTTCTACGACGACACCACGTTTCATCGCGTGGTGCCGGGGTTCATCATCCAGGGCGGAGATCCGCTGAGCAAGACATCCGATCGGCTCTCGCACGGCACGGGCGGGCCGGGGTACTTTCTGAATCCCGAGCCGAACGACCGGCCGCATAAACGCGGCGCCATTTCCATGGCGAAAATGCCGCGCGACGGCAGCAGCACCAGAGATTTCAATGACAACGGGTCGCAGTTCTTTATCTCGATCCAGGATAACGGCGGATTGGACCGACGCTATTCCATCTTCGGTGAAATCATCCGGGGGATCGAAATCATCGACATGATCGCGAAGCTGCCCTGCGACGAGCGCGACAACCCGCTCGAGCCGATTCGCATGAAGGTGACGGTGAAGGAATAG
- a CDS encoding HIRAN domain-containing protein, which translates to MKTLFLAWQDKRLRGDHVDGTRAWFPIGRLDAEPKASHYRFSYTRGVLQAKEKAGFQPLDAFPKFDALYESSELFPLFQNRLISTKREDYAEYLQRLDLSPEQADPFEILAISGGGRQTDNLEVFPKIQARRDGSFSCRFFLHGWRHVNAPSQDRVNGLRPGEPLQVSIELNNPATGLAVQLETANDYFMLGWAPRYLIQDVLRAVAGGPNNMTARVVQLNPPPAPHNQRVLVELEGRLTAGYEPMSSDEFLPLRS; encoded by the coding sequence ATGAAAACCCTATTCCTGGCCTGGCAAGACAAACGGCTCCGCGGTGACCATGTGGACGGCACCCGAGCCTGGTTTCCCATCGGCCGATTGGATGCCGAACCGAAAGCTTCTCACTACCGCTTTTCCTACACCCGTGGCGTATTGCAGGCAAAGGAGAAGGCAGGGTTTCAACCGCTTGACGCTTTTCCGAAGTTTGATGCCCTGTACGAATCCTCCGAGCTGTTCCCGCTCTTCCAGAATCGGCTCATTAGCACGAAACGGGAGGATTACGCCGAGTATCTGCAGCGGCTCGATTTGTCTCCGGAGCAAGCGGACCCGTTTGAAATTCTGGCGATCAGCGGGGGAGGGCGACAGACGGACAATTTAGAAGTGTTCCCTAAAATTCAGGCCCGCCGTGACGGCAGCTTTTCCTGCCGCTTCTTCTTGCACGGCTGGCGCCATGTGAACGCCCCATCGCAAGATCGGGTGAATGGGCTTCGGCCAGGCGAACCATTACAGGTATCGATCGAGTTGAATAACCCCGCAACCGGCCTGGCAGTCCAGCTTGAGACGGCCAACGATTATTTCATGTTGGGTTGGGCACCGCGTTACCTGATTCAAGACGTGTTGCGTGCCGTTGCAGGTGGACCGAATAACATGACCGCACGCGTCGTCCAGCTCAATCCACCGCCTGCTCCTCACAATCAGCGCGTGCTCGTCGAGCTCGAAGGCCGCCTGACTGCCGGCTATGAACCGATGAGTAGCGATGAATTTCTTCCACTGCGTTCCTAA
- a CDS encoding BrnT family toxin, giving the protein MAKRFQYRFEWDRTKARSNIRKHSIPFERAASIFLDPDALSEFDEQHSDQEERWITLGMDSAGVVLVACHTFQETSNESATIRLISARKATRNEVKQYRRV; this is encoded by the coding sequence GTGGCTAAGAGATTTCAGTATCGTTTTGAGTGGGATCGAACCAAAGCCCGCAGCAATATTCGCAAACACAGTATTCCATTCGAACGGGCCGCCTCTATCTTTCTAGATCCGGACGCTCTCTCTGAGTTTGACGAGCAGCATAGTGATCAGGAGGAGCGGTGGATTACGCTTGGTATGGACAGTGCTGGGGTAGTTCTTGTCGCCTGCCACACGTTTCAAGAGACAAGCAATGAGAGCGCGACAATTAGGTTGATATCTGCCCGGAAAGCGACGAGGAACGAAGTGAAGCAATATCGGAGGGTGTAA
- a CDS encoding SAM-dependent DNA methyltransferase, translating to MQWIAPSEKDTATDALEKRLWDAADQLRANSGLNAAQYSTPVLGLIFLRFADVRFAKIRAGLEKMASSSRRGSRVDEPAAYHAEGVLYLTPNARFEKLLHMPEASNAGKAINEAMRDIEKHNPQLAGVLPKTYEIFNSTLLKELLKRVSEIPATIDYDAFGRIYEYFLGEFARTEGQKGGEFYTPSGIVRLLVEVLEPYHGRILDPACGSGGMFVQSARFVAQNKKNPSSELAIHGQEKVAATVALCRMNLAMHGLEGDIKEAITYYDDLHNSTGKFDFVLANPPFNVNAVDKERLEAEVGKGRRYPFGLPRTDNANYLWIQLFYSTLSGNGRAGFVMANSASDARSSEQEIRKQLIEARAVDVMVAVGPNMFYTVTLPCTLWFLDKGKQKTPRADKILFLDARQIYRQVDRAHRDWTEGQIGLLANVVRLYRDEEPDFTLGGPEAEAKLKEVFGKKLRFADVPGLCKAATIKEIEAQGWSLNPGRYVGVAPGEEVSDEDFKEHLEALNEELEALNAQARELEVTIARNVAEILEA from the coding sequence ATGCAGTGGATCGCCCCATCGGAAAAGGACACTGCGACGGACGCGTTGGAAAAGCGTCTCTGGGATGCTGCCGACCAGCTGCGGGCCAATAGCGGCCTCAACGCCGCGCAATATTCCACCCCGGTCCTGGGCCTCATCTTCCTCCGCTTCGCCGATGTGCGTTTTGCAAAAATCAGGGCCGGTCTGGAGAAAATGGCCTCGTCGTCCAGGCGCGGCTCACGCGTGGACGAACCGGCCGCCTACCATGCCGAAGGGGTGCTCTATCTCACGCCGAACGCGCGTTTCGAAAAGCTCCTACATATGCCGGAGGCAAGCAATGCCGGCAAGGCGATCAATGAAGCCATGCGCGACATTGAAAAACACAATCCCCAGCTAGCCGGGGTGCTGCCCAAGACCTACGAAATCTTTAATAGCACGCTGCTGAAAGAACTCCTCAAGCGTGTCTCAGAGATCCCGGCCACCATCGACTACGACGCCTTCGGTCGCATCTACGAATACTTTCTCGGCGAATTCGCCCGTACGGAAGGGCAAAAGGGCGGCGAGTTCTACACACCTTCCGGCATCGTGCGTCTGCTGGTCGAAGTCTTGGAGCCCTACCATGGCCGCATCCTGGACCCGGCCTGCGGCTCCGGCGGCATGTTCGTCCAAAGCGCCCGCTTCGTCGCCCAAAACAAGAAGAACCCGTCGTCAGAATTGGCTATTCATGGGCAGGAAAAGGTCGCGGCTACTGTCGCCCTCTGCCGCATGAACCTGGCTATGCACGGCCTCGAAGGGGATATTAAAGAAGCCATCACCTACTACGACGATCTGCACAACAGCACCGGCAAGTTCGATTTCGTTCTCGCCAATCCTCCGTTCAACGTGAACGCGGTCGATAAGGAACGGCTGGAAGCAGAGGTCGGTAAAGGCCGCCGCTATCCCTTCGGCCTGCCGCGCACAGACAACGCCAACTATCTCTGGATTCAGCTCTTCTATTCGACGCTCAGCGGGAACGGTCGGGCCGGGTTCGTCATGGCGAACAGCGCCTCCGATGCGCGCTCATCCGAGCAGGAGATCCGGAAGCAGCTCATTGAAGCCCGCGCGGTGGATGTCATGGTCGCAGTCGGTCCGAACATGTTCTACACCGTCACGCTGCCTTGTACCCTCTGGTTTCTGGACAAGGGGAAACAGAAGACGCCTCGCGCCGACAAGATCCTGTTTCTGGATGCGCGGCAAATCTACCGGCAAGTTGACCGAGCCCACCGCGACTGGACCGAAGGCCAGATCGGCTTGTTGGCGAACGTCGTGAGGCTCTATCGCGACGAGGAACCGGACTTCACCCTCGGCGGGCCAGAGGCAGAAGCCAAACTCAAAGAAGTCTTCGGCAAGAAACTGAGGTTCGCCGATGTGCCAGGCCTGTGTAAGGCCGCCACCATCAAAGAGATCGAAGCGCAGGGCTGGAGCCTGAATCCCGGCCGCTACGTCGGCGTGGCACCGGGAGAGGAAGTGAGCGACGAGGATTTCAAGGAGCACCTCGAAGCTCTCAATGAAGAACTCGAAGCTCTCAATGCTCAGGCTCGTGAGCTTGAGGTAACCATTGCCAGAAACGTGGCGGAGATTCTCGAAGCCTAA